One window of the Chitinophaga niabensis genome contains the following:
- a CDS encoding co-chaperone GroES produces the protein MANNLTATPLHDRVIVKPSQAEEKTSGGIIIPDTAKEKPQRGVIVAAGPGKKDEPVTVKAGDMVLYGKYAGTEVRIGDEDLLIMRESDILAII, from the coding sequence ATGGCAAACAACCTAACAGCTACTCCACTACACGACAGGGTGATTGTTAAACCCTCCCAGGCAGAAGAGAAAACCAGCGGCGGCATTATCATTCCGGATACCGCAAAGGAAAAGCCACAGCGTGGCGTGATCGTTGCCGCAGGCCCCGGCAAAAAAGACGAGCCGGTGACTGTAAAAGCCGGTGACATGGTACTCTATGGGAAATATGCAGGCACAGAGGTACGCATCGGCGATGAAGACCTGCTTATTATGCGCGAGTCTGATATACTCGCTATCATTTGA